The DNA window CGTCTGCCGGGGCTTCTTATTTGGAAATGATGTGATCGTTATTAGTGGTACACAACCTTGTCGCCATAACCAATATGGTATTTGTCACAGAAGCCACCGTTCACTTCCAGCACATACTGTGCTTTTTTGAAAGAGGGGAGGCTTTGCTCCGACAGAGGCGTGGCATACTTCTGAATAGATACAATCTCCATCTTATCATCGATGTAGATGATGTCGAGGGAGATGTAGGTATTTTTCATCCAGAAGGAACGTTCTTCCATATCCGGAAAGATAAACAGCATGCCCTGATCATCGCTCATAGATTTACGGTACATCAGTCCGTCTTCTCTTTGTTTGTCAGTCTTGGCCAGCTGAATATCTATTTTGCGGATGGTGTCTGCATTGTTTTTGGAAAGAAACGCCAGCGACGCATCTTTTCTGAAGTCGCTGCCGTTTGCAGTAACAGTACCTGGTGATTCGGTACCGGCCTTGCTGCTGCTGGTTTCGGTAGCGGTGCTGTTGTTGCCTGTTTTTTCATGACAGCCCGACGCATATAGCGAGGCTATCAGGATGTATTTGTACGGTAGCTGCATAAGGATATTATTTGGTCAGTAATTCCTCTTCAGAAAAAACAACGTCAGTATAGTCTTTTATTTCGTTGTATACGGTATCCCTTTC is part of the Chitinophaga flava genome and encodes:
- a CDS encoding DUF192 domain-containing protein, translating into MQLPYKYILIASLYASGCHEKTGNNSTATETSSSKAGTESPGTVTANGSDFRKDASLAFLSKNNADTIRKIDIQLAKTDKQREDGLMYRKSMSDDQGMLFIFPDMEERSFWMKNTYISLDIIYIDDKMEIVSIQKYATPLSEQSLPSFKKAQYVLEVNGGFCDKYHIGYGDKVVYH